Proteins co-encoded in one Spirosoma endbachense genomic window:
- a CDS encoding DUF2461 domain-containing protein: MLKATTLSFLTDLKANNNKPWFDANRPAYEAAKGDFIQFVTTLIDGLNTIDPAISETPLQAKSCIFRINRDVRFSANKSPYKTNFGAWFNKGGKKLESAGYYFNLEPGRSFIAGGLYMPDATILATIRQEIDYNLAEFESLLMQPAFTKHFTGLNRGEALQRPPKGYAADNPAIEYLKLKSFTSSHNLVDDALTKSSLSKRTIDVFAGLQPFVQFLNRAVG, encoded by the coding sequence ATGCTTAAAGCCACTACCCTTTCGTTTCTGACCGATCTGAAAGCGAACAATAACAAACCCTGGTTCGATGCCAATCGCCCTGCTTACGAAGCAGCCAAAGGCGACTTCATTCAATTTGTCACTACCTTGATAGATGGCTTAAACACGATTGATCCGGCTATTTCTGAAACACCCCTTCAGGCTAAAAGCTGCATCTTCCGCATCAACCGCGATGTGCGTTTTTCGGCCAACAAATCGCCTTATAAAACCAACTTCGGCGCGTGGTTCAACAAGGGCGGCAAGAAACTGGAATCAGCAGGCTATTACTTCAATCTGGAGCCGGGCAGAAGTTTTATTGCAGGTGGACTTTATATGCCGGATGCAACCATCCTGGCTACGATCCGACAGGAAATTGACTACAATCTGGCTGAATTTGAAAGCCTGCTTATGCAACCAGCCTTTACAAAACACTTCACTGGTTTGAATCGCGGAGAAGCCCTGCAACGGCCACCCAAAGGCTACGCAGCCGATAACCCAGCCATCGAATACCTTAAGTTAAAAAGCTTTACATCGAGCCATAATCTGGTCGATGATGCGTTGACTAAATCCAGTCTTTCCAAACGGACGATCGACGTATTTGCAGGTCTCCAGCCGTTCGTGCAGTTCCTGAACCGGGCGGTGGGGTGA
- a CDS encoding beta-propeller domain-containing protein, translating into MKTCFTCLVLCLMSLAVGAQVAQLPGKGLSQHPFLYAGEWDYRNPMQTLWVVRDGKVAWSYGIPIKAPNGELQELGDAHMLSNGNILFSRKVGASEITPDKKIVWNYEAPPKCEIHTTQPIGKDRVMLMQNGNPAKLLIINKVTGKTEKELIIPTSRPDSPHGQFRHVRMTRAGTFLVAHMEGKVVEYDSAGKVLWSVDVPSPWAAVRLKNGNTMISGDASRYAREVNPKGETVWEFTQKDLPGFSLFNVQEVNRLANGNTVICSWCANGIKDAKDWPGSVQVFEVTPDKKIVWALSSWQAPADLGPASAIQLLDEPGIVENGDLQR; encoded by the coding sequence ATGAAAACCTGCTTTACATGTTTGGTTCTCTGCTTAATGAGCCTTGCCGTCGGCGCACAGGTGGCCCAACTGCCTGGCAAAGGACTAAGTCAGCATCCGTTTCTGTATGCCGGAGAATGGGACTATCGCAATCCGATGCAAACGCTCTGGGTTGTGCGGGATGGTAAAGTTGCATGGTCGTATGGCATCCCGATCAAGGCGCCTAATGGCGAACTACAGGAGCTGGGCGATGCGCATATGCTTTCGAATGGCAACATCCTATTCTCCCGAAAAGTAGGGGCCAGTGAAATTACGCCCGATAAGAAGATCGTCTGGAACTACGAAGCACCGCCAAAATGTGAAATTCATACAACGCAACCCATTGGTAAAGATCGCGTTATGTTGATGCAGAATGGCAATCCGGCAAAGCTTTTGATCATCAATAAAGTGACGGGTAAAACCGAAAAAGAACTGATCATTCCGACCAGCAGGCCCGACAGTCCGCATGGACAGTTCCGCCATGTCCGTATGACCAGAGCAGGCACATTTCTGGTGGCGCATATGGAAGGCAAAGTCGTGGAATATGATTCGGCGGGTAAGGTGCTCTGGTCGGTGGATGTGCCTTCACCCTGGGCCGCTGTTCGGCTTAAAAATGGGAACACAATGATCAGTGGAGATGCGAGCCGCTATGCCCGGGAAGTGAACCCCAAAGGCGAAACGGTTTGGGAGTTCACCCAGAAAGATCTGCCCGGTTTTTCTTTATTCAATGTGCAGGAAGTAAATCGACTGGCCAATGGCAACACCGTAATTTGCAGTTGGTGCGCCAATGGCATTAAAGACGCCAAAGACTGGCCGGGTTCTGTTCAGGTTTTTGAAGTAACGCCCGATAAAAAAATCGTTTGGGCGTTGAGTTCCTGGCAGGCTCCTGCCGATCTGGGGCCTGCATCAGCCATCCAACTGCTCGACGAGCCGGGCATTGTCGAAAACGGCGATTTACAGCGTTAA
- a CDS encoding IS3 family transposase: MNFGRAAGAVSDPTYIPVGVNYAYLYVIMDAFSRKIVGWSLQKTMHAQGALNALKIALSARKDISQPLIHHSDRGVQYCSWTYVQRLRQANATISMTESGDPNENAMAERVLRSLKDDCKLARGFSSFSTAEEGVSQAINAYNTVRPHASLNYLTPSQMHQRKRKPKLRRAPVRWYPYKKVRYGNVQYEAVFR; encoded by the coding sequence ATGAACTTTGGCCGGGCCGCCGGTGCGGTGAGCGATCCGACGTACATTCCAGTGGGCGTCAATTATGCTTATTTGTATGTCATTATGGATGCCTTCTCACGCAAAATTGTGGGGTGGTCTTTGCAGAAGACAATGCATGCGCAGGGAGCACTTAATGCTTTAAAAATAGCCTTGTCGGCCCGTAAAGACATTAGTCAGCCACTCATCCACCACTCTGACCGGGGTGTGCAGTATTGTTCATGGACTTATGTACAGCGCCTAAGGCAAGCGAATGCCACTATTAGTATGACTGAATCAGGTGATCCGAACGAGAATGCGATGGCCGAGCGGGTACTTCGCTCCCTAAAAGATGACTGCAAATTAGCGCGTGGCTTCTCTTCTTTTTCAACAGCTGAAGAAGGCGTCTCCCAAGCCATCAATGCTTATAACACGGTTCGCCCCCATGCATCATTAAATTATTTGACTCCAAGTCAGATGCATCAGCGTAAGCGTAAACCCAAGCTTCGCCGGGCGCCGGTGCGCTGGTATCCGTACAAGAAAGTCCGGTACGGAAATGTACAATATGAAGCGGTATTTCGGTGA
- a CDS encoding FG-GAP repeat domain-containing protein, which translates to MTRIDLNSRHLLSGLLLFGCIINAYGQDKSLFKVRQQQAANTTANAPDSKSIVLSDDFKKTEITRDFISEGVAVADLNKDGLMDIVAGYYWFEAPSWKRHEMAPSRVYDPRKEYSDSFLNMGMDVNQDGWDDVVIVDFPGKPGFWFENPKNQPGQWKKHALDDSVGIANESPGFIDIDGDGRLDILCGDKAKKQIVWLKAPDKPGETAWKRFALSRENVPGTEIFSHGIGYGDVNKDGFNDVVVREGWFEGTADKKSGNWVFHPANLGEPCSHMQVLDVNGDGKNDVVSASAHALGVWWHEQVVDEQGKLTFKTHLMSNTTAQTHSSIMADLNGDGRKDYITGKRFLAHHGRDPGDSDPAILMWFEFTPGKEPYYKEHVIDNDSGAGLNIVAQDMNGDKKTDLVVANKNGVFLFENKMKK; encoded by the coding sequence ATGACAAGAATAGACCTGAATAGCCGACATTTGCTGAGCGGCCTACTCCTTTTCGGCTGTATTATAAACGCGTATGGTCAGGATAAATCCCTGTTTAAAGTACGCCAGCAGCAGGCCGCGAATACAACCGCAAACGCCCCTGATTCAAAGTCCATCGTGCTGTCTGATGACTTTAAAAAGACAGAAATAACGAGAGATTTTATTTCCGAAGGAGTAGCCGTCGCTGATCTGAACAAGGATGGGCTAATGGACATTGTTGCCGGTTATTACTGGTTTGAAGCGCCCAGTTGGAAACGCCACGAGATGGCTCCTTCCCGCGTCTATGACCCTCGAAAGGAGTATAGTGATTCGTTCCTGAATATGGGAATGGATGTAAATCAGGATGGCTGGGACGACGTCGTCATTGTTGACTTTCCCGGAAAACCGGGTTTCTGGTTTGAGAATCCCAAAAATCAACCGGGCCAATGGAAAAAACACGCTCTCGACGATTCCGTTGGCATCGCCAATGAGTCGCCGGGTTTTATTGACATAGATGGCGATGGCCGACTCGATATTCTTTGCGGGGATAAGGCGAAGAAACAGATTGTATGGCTAAAAGCGCCCGACAAACCAGGTGAAACCGCCTGGAAACGCTTCGCCCTGAGCCGGGAGAACGTACCCGGAACCGAGATCTTTTCGCACGGAATCGGGTATGGCGACGTGAATAAGGATGGGTTTAACGATGTTGTGGTTCGTGAGGGCTGGTTTGAAGGAACGGCCGATAAAAAATCCGGCAACTGGGTATTCCATCCGGCAAATCTGGGCGAACCCTGTTCCCACATGCAGGTACTGGATGTGAATGGCGACGGAAAAAACGATGTAGTAAGCGCATCGGCCCATGCATTGGGTGTCTGGTGGCATGAGCAGGTAGTCGATGAGCAGGGTAAGCTTACTTTTAAAACCCACTTAATGAGTAACACCACAGCCCAGACTCATTCGTCGATCATGGCTGATCTGAACGGAGATGGTCGTAAGGATTATATAACCGGAAAGCGATTTCTGGCTCACCACGGTCGTGACCCCGGCGACAGTGATCCGGCTATTCTCATGTGGTTTGAGTTTACGCCGGGTAAAGAGCCTTATTATAAAGAGCATGTTATCGACAACGACTCGGGTGCGGGGCTCAATATTGTGGCGCAGGACATGAACGGCGACAAGAAAACCGACCTTGTTGTGGCCAATAAAAACGGGGTTTTTCTATTTGAGAATAAGATGAAGAAATAG
- a CDS encoding 3-keto-disaccharide hydrolase, protein MQTGQSPENRNQIDACRKYLLPVTSNRFLTLLLISLFQVVNGLQASAQSLPKTESLFDGKTLAGWNTVDPAHSNLWFVKDSVIRSGDGVKKIPENTYLYTLKEYGDFEFRCLFRLSGNPSTGMINSGIQYRSVLEGSKIVGYQADIGNGYWGDIYDEHRRGKLVGGDLRTLRRVLKEDGWNSYIIRCKGNRHELYINGIKTCDYIELDSKIPSKGVIAVQIHSGGVAQVEFRDLTISEL, encoded by the coding sequence ATGCAAACTGGACAATCACCCGAAAACAGGAACCAGATTGACGCCTGCCGGAAGTATCTGCTTCCTGTCACATCGAACCGGTTTCTGACCCTGCTCCTCATTTCACTTTTTCAGGTTGTCAATGGATTACAGGCTTCTGCCCAGTCACTTCCCAAAACGGAATCATTATTTGATGGAAAAACCCTGGCTGGCTGGAATACCGTTGACCCCGCTCATTCCAACCTGTGGTTTGTAAAAGATAGTGTGATTAGAAGTGGGGACGGTGTAAAAAAGATACCGGAGAATACCTACCTATATACCCTGAAAGAATATGGTGATTTTGAATTTCGCTGCCTGTTCCGGCTGTCAGGCAACCCGTCAACGGGCATGATCAATAGTGGAATTCAATACCGATCCGTTCTTGAGGGCAGTAAAATAGTTGGGTATCAGGCTGATATTGGCAATGGATATTGGGGCGATATTTATGATGAACACCGGCGTGGAAAACTGGTTGGTGGCGATTTGAGAACCCTCAGGCGTGTTCTTAAAGAAGATGGCTGGAATAGTTACATCATCCGCTGTAAAGGCAACCGCCATGAGCTGTACATCAATGGCATTAAAACCTGCGACTATATAGAGCTGGACAGCAAAATCCCATCTAAAGGCGTTATTGCCGTTCAGATTCACAGCGGGGGCGTTGCTCAGGTTGAATTCAGAGACCTGACCATATCCGAGCTTTAA
- a CDS encoding ABC-F family ATP-binding cassette domain-containing protein gives MVSVQNVSLRYGKRVLFDDVTIKFTSGNCYGVIGANGAGKSTFLKILSGEIEPQTGTVTMTPGERMSVLNQNQSAYDQFPVLQTVIMGNKRLYDIMQEKDILYAKEDFTDADGERAAELESEFAEMNGWDAESDAASLLSGLGIKEDLHYALMSDINGSEKVRVLLAQALFGSPDVLLLDEPTNNLDVESVSWLENFLANFSNTVIVVSHDRHFLDQVCTQIVDVDFSKVKLFAGNYSFWYESSQLALKQRQDQNKKTEDKRKELEEFIRRFSANASKSKQATSRAKLLEKLTIEDIQPSSRKYPYVNFKPEREPGDQILTVENLTYTAEDGTKLFENLSFTVNKQDKIFLYSRDGLAVSALLDILAGERKADSGTFRWGITITMSYFPTDAEKEKFFQTDLNLVDWLRQYSVEKDESFIRGFLGRMLFSGEESLKKATVLSGGEKVRCMLSKMMLSGANVLMLDEPTNHLDLESIESLNNGLIDFKGPILFTSHDHQFVQTIASRIIEITPAGILDKLMTYDEYLTDDRVKAQREELYEAVA, from the coding sequence ATGGTATCGGTACAAAACGTCTCCCTACGCTATGGGAAGCGAGTGTTATTCGACGACGTCACTATAAAATTTACGTCCGGTAACTGTTATGGTGTAATCGGAGCAAATGGAGCCGGTAAATCAACCTTCCTGAAAATTCTGTCTGGCGAAATCGAACCTCAAACCGGAACCGTGACGATGACGCCCGGCGAACGGATGTCGGTGCTGAACCAGAATCAATCCGCTTACGACCAATTCCCGGTCCTGCAAACCGTTATCATGGGCAATAAGCGCCTGTATGACATTATGCAGGAGAAAGATATATTGTACGCCAAAGAGGATTTTACGGATGCCGATGGCGAAAGAGCCGCTGAACTCGAATCTGAATTTGCCGAAATGAATGGCTGGGATGCGGAGTCAGATGCGGCTAGTTTGCTGTCGGGTCTGGGTATAAAAGAAGACCTGCACTACGCCCTGATGTCGGATATTAATGGTTCCGAAAAAGTGCGCGTACTGCTGGCTCAGGCCTTATTTGGTAGCCCTGATGTGCTGCTGCTCGATGAGCCGACGAACAACCTCGATGTGGAATCGGTGAGCTGGCTCGAAAACTTCCTGGCTAACTTTAGCAATACCGTCATTGTTGTATCGCACGATCGCCACTTCCTGGATCAGGTCTGTACGCAGATCGTGGACGTGGATTTCAGCAAGGTTAAACTCTTTGCCGGAAACTACTCGTTCTGGTATGAATCGAGTCAACTGGCTCTGAAACAACGGCAGGATCAGAACAAAAAGACCGAAGATAAGCGGAAAGAACTCGAAGAGTTTATCCGTCGATTCTCCGCCAATGCATCGAAGTCGAAGCAGGCAACCAGCCGTGCCAAACTGCTCGAAAAATTGACGATTGAAGATATTCAGCCGTCGTCGCGGAAATATCCATACGTCAATTTCAAGCCTGAGCGCGAACCTGGCGACCAGATTCTAACGGTCGAAAACCTGACGTATACGGCCGAAGACGGTACGAAATTGTTCGAAAATCTGTCGTTTACGGTCAATAAACAGGATAAAATATTCCTGTATAGCCGCGACGGACTCGCCGTTTCGGCCCTGCTCGATATTCTGGCGGGCGAACGCAAAGCCGATTCGGGTACGTTCCGCTGGGGCATCACCATTACCATGTCGTATTTCCCGACGGATGCCGAAAAAGAGAAATTCTTCCAGACGGATCTGAACCTGGTCGACTGGCTGCGGCAATATTCAGTCGAAAAAGACGAAAGCTTTATTCGGGGTTTCTTAGGCCGGATGTTATTCTCGGGCGAAGAGTCGTTGAAAAAAGCGACGGTGTTGAGTGGAGGAGAGAAAGTGCGGTGTATGCTGTCGAAAATGATGCTGTCGGGTGCGAACGTTCTGATGCTCGATGAGCCAACCAACCACCTCGATCTCGAATCTATCGAATCGCTCAACAATGGGTTGATCGACTTCAAAGGTCCGATTTTATTTACCTCACATGACCACCAGTTTGTGCAGACGATTGCCAGCCGCATCATTGAGATTACGCCGGCGGGTATCCTCGACAAATTGATGACCTACGACGAATACCTCACCGATGATCGCGTGAAGGCTCAACGGGAGGAACTCTACGAAGCAGTAGCATAA
- a CDS encoding PVC-type heme-binding CxxCH protein: MNKFRLLIPFLISSLILPVMDSIAQSSQTKVVQDTAKVDRDYTLEATMLGFFAKDGSRNPTLKANKGDRVRITIINGELMTHDIALEKLGLKSKTLQEKGTRTSITFKADKSDTYYCTVPGHRAAGMVGNFEVVEGSITAATVAGQVPMKNGQPLNLNFETGTLKDWTATGDAFTSPLFAQDDPSPVHEKDMHIGFDGNYFLSSGGTTNYKQTGTLTSVPFTVTQPFAAFKVSGGALQDTRVELVLAGTDKVIFHSTGQGRATLQPVIADLQPYLNQDIFIRIVDNETGISQIPYIPNDKWAHINFDNFLFYATRPNFPNELKQKDIIILPPLDPVLNAGLSGIKAAQAMTPPKGFKITLAAAEPDIVKPICFTLDARGRLWVVESHTYPVPAPEGQGRDRILIFEDTNGDGTLDSRKVFAEGLNLVSGIEVGMGGVWLGAAPYLLFIPADFKNDRPAGPPQKLLDGWGTQDTHEVLNSLRWGPDGWLYGTHGVFTHSNVGKPGAPDSERLKLNAGVWRYHPTNQQFELFAEGTSNPWGLDFNDYGHAFVTACVIPHMYHMIQGGRYFRQAGKHFNPYTYDDIKTHADHVHWVGERGPHAGNFRSASAGGGHAHSGAMIYLGNSWPQEYRNDIFMNNINGSRFNQDHPTRSGSGYMVTHKSDFMAMNDSWSQWLNFKYDPSGSVYAIDWYDKNQCHSPNPDVHDKTMGRIFKITHENDKWVQVDLAKASDMELVNYQLNPNEWYVRQARTILQERGPNKKVQKALKEILAKNPDATRKLRALWALHVTKGLTDKELTDLLTNENEYVRSWAIQLLAEDKSVSPETLKQFVTMAQNDNSALVRLYLASAMLRLEPAQRWDVLDALVQKEEDKDDHNLPLMLWYAAEPLAAIDMKRALELAQKSKMPKHLPYTIQRVAAIGTEDSKKVLKELNNRVGKLDHSHESHEIQALIAKVLEE; encoded by the coding sequence ATGAACAAGTTCCGGTTGCTCATACCCTTCCTAATTAGTAGCCTTATACTACCTGTAATGGATAGTATAGCCCAATCTTCCCAAACCAAAGTCGTTCAGGACACGGCGAAAGTTGATCGCGATTATACCCTTGAAGCGACCATGCTGGGCTTTTTTGCCAAAGATGGCTCCCGAAATCCCACCTTAAAAGCCAACAAAGGCGATCGGGTCCGCATTACGATCATCAACGGCGAGCTGATGACGCATGATATTGCGCTGGAAAAACTCGGCCTCAAAAGTAAGACCCTTCAGGAAAAAGGAACGCGTACCAGCATTACGTTCAAGGCCGATAAAAGCGATACGTATTACTGTACTGTTCCCGGACATCGGGCAGCAGGTATGGTTGGAAACTTTGAGGTGGTCGAAGGGTCTATCACGGCGGCTACGGTTGCCGGTCAGGTGCCAATGAAGAATGGACAACCCCTGAATCTGAATTTCGAAACGGGGACATTAAAGGATTGGACGGCCACCGGAGATGCCTTTACCAGTCCGCTTTTCGCTCAGGACGACCCATCCCCAGTTCATGAAAAAGATATGCACATCGGTTTTGATGGAAACTATTTCCTGAGTAGTGGAGGAACCACCAACTATAAACAAACTGGAACCTTAACGTCTGTTCCTTTCACCGTAACCCAGCCGTTTGCCGCTTTTAAAGTTTCGGGCGGTGCCTTGCAGGATACGCGGGTCGAACTGGTACTGGCAGGCACAGATAAGGTCATTTTTCATAGTACCGGGCAAGGTCGTGCCACTCTCCAGCCGGTCATCGCTGATCTGCAACCGTATTTAAATCAGGATATCTTTATCCGCATCGTCGATAACGAGACGGGTATTTCGCAGATTCCGTACATTCCAAATGATAAATGGGCGCACATCAATTTTGATAATTTTCTGTTTTACGCCACTCGCCCAAACTTTCCGAACGAGCTGAAACAAAAAGATATCATCATCCTGCCACCGCTGGACCCTGTCCTGAATGCAGGGCTTTCTGGAATCAAGGCGGCACAGGCCATGACACCGCCTAAAGGCTTTAAAATCACACTGGCAGCCGCCGAACCCGATATTGTCAAACCGATTTGTTTCACGCTCGATGCACGGGGCAGGCTGTGGGTCGTTGAATCACATACCTATCCGGTTCCGGCACCGGAAGGTCAGGGACGGGACCGCATTCTGATTTTTGAGGATACGAATGGCGACGGTACGCTCGACAGCCGAAAAGTCTTTGCGGAGGGGCTAAATCTGGTCAGTGGTATTGAGGTCGGCATGGGTGGTGTGTGGCTCGGTGCAGCCCCTTATCTGTTGTTTATTCCGGCCGATTTCAAAAATGACAGGCCGGCTGGGCCTCCCCAAAAACTACTCGATGGCTGGGGCACGCAGGATACCCATGAAGTACTGAATAGCCTGCGATGGGGCCCTGATGGCTGGCTTTACGGCACCCACGGTGTATTTACTCATTCAAACGTGGGTAAGCCGGGGGCTCCAGACTCCGAACGGTTGAAGCTGAACGCCGGGGTCTGGCGGTATCATCCAACAAACCAACAGTTCGAACTATTTGCGGAAGGCACCAGCAACCCCTGGGGGCTGGATTTCAACGACTATGGCCATGCGTTCGTTACGGCCTGTGTGATTCCGCATATGTATCACATGATTCAGGGAGGACGTTATTTCCGGCAGGCAGGAAAGCATTTCAACCCGTATACCTACGACGATATCAAAACCCATGCCGACCACGTACACTGGGTTGGCGAGCGCGGTCCTCATGCAGGTAATTTCCGGTCGGCTTCTGCAGGAGGTGGCCATGCCCATTCCGGGGCAATGATCTACCTCGGCAATAGCTGGCCTCAGGAATACCGGAATGATATTTTCATGAATAACATCAACGGTTCCCGGTTCAACCAGGATCATCCGACCCGGTCTGGATCGGGTTATATGGTCACCCACAAATCGGATTTCATGGCCATGAATGACTCCTGGTCGCAATGGCTGAATTTCAAGTACGACCCAAGCGGTTCGGTTTATGCCATCGACTGGTACGATAAGAACCAATGCCACAGCCCCAATCCTGACGTGCATGACAAAACCATGGGCCGAATCTTCAAGATTACCCATGAAAACGACAAATGGGTACAGGTCGATTTAGCTAAGGCATCGGATATGGAACTGGTTAATTATCAGTTGAACCCCAACGAATGGTATGTACGGCAAGCCCGAACGATTTTACAGGAACGTGGACCCAATAAAAAGGTACAGAAAGCTCTGAAAGAAATTCTGGCAAAAAATCCCGATGCTACCCGAAAACTACGGGCACTCTGGGCGCTGCATGTCACGAAGGGGCTCACCGACAAGGAGTTGACCGATTTGCTGACGAATGAAAATGAATACGTCAGAAGCTGGGCCATTCAACTACTCGCCGAAGACAAAAGCGTTTCTCCGGAAACGTTGAAACAGTTTGTTACAATGGCCCAGAACGATAATTCGGCGCTTGTTCGGCTTTATCTGGCATCGGCCATGCTGAGGCTGGAACCGGCGCAACGCTGGGATGTACTGGATGCGCTCGTTCAAAAAGAAGAAGACAAGGATGATCATAACCTGCCTTTGATGCTGTGGTATGCCGCCGAACCGCTGGCCGCTATCGATATGAAGCGGGCGCTGGAACTGGCGCAAAAATCCAAAATGCCGAAGCATCTCCCCTACACCATTCAGCGCGTTGCGGCAATCGGTACGGAGGATTCTAAAAAAGTCCTGAAAGAATTGAATAACCGGGTCGGCAAACTGGATCATTCACACGAAAGCCATGAAATTCAGGCGTTGATTGCCAAAGTACTGGAAGAGTGA